Proteins encoded within one genomic window of Flavobacterium sp. NG2:
- a CDS encoding glycoside hydrolase family 117 protein — translation MLLMASNHNVNSQSQKQGGFPFILPKEKPKREMSAAMERIYTKYAAPRPEDNELFSQFKYTKLKGFDYNNHDGTISRRDPSKIIFTNGKYYVWYTYRHTPTPPQGAQKSNDTIPSADWDLAEIWYATSKDGFTWEEQGVAIPRPPKPQLGWRSVTTADILEWKGKYYMYYQGFMEASGTRGDDCPVLVSYADSPDGPWKPYNKIVIPNGAKGEWDQFSIHDPYPLVYNGKIYLYYKSDFDEKPNLVRMQGLATADNPLGPFTKNKLNPVITSGHETSLFPFKTGIAALVYKDGNEHNTIQYAKDGVNFEIASITELMPYAAAPYIADAFTDTKDGRGITWGLAHFINVSGYDKFNSMLVRFDCDLSQDLHDPEMKEHRVLHTPEEYFRQGLSKKQLERLKKGN, via the coding sequence ATGCTCTTAATGGCAAGCAATCATAATGTAAATTCTCAATCTCAAAAACAAGGAGGCTTTCCATTTATTTTACCAAAAGAGAAACCCAAACGTGAAATGAGTGCCGCTATGGAACGTATTTATACAAAATATGCTGCACCCAGACCTGAAGACAATGAACTCTTTTCACAATTCAAGTACACCAAACTAAAAGGTTTTGATTACAATAATCATGACGGAACAATTTCTCGTCGTGACCCATCTAAAATTATTTTTACCAATGGTAAATACTATGTGTGGTACACCTATCGCCATACGCCTACACCACCACAAGGTGCTCAAAAAAGTAATGATACGATTCCCTCTGCCGACTGGGATTTAGCAGAAATATGGTATGCCACCAGCAAAGACGGTTTTACATGGGAAGAACAAGGTGTCGCTATTCCGCGTCCCCCAAAACCACAATTGGGTTGGAGATCCGTTACCACAGCTGATATTTTAGAGTGGAAAGGAAAATATTATATGTATTATCAAGGCTTTATGGAAGCAAGTGGAACTCGTGGTGACGATTGTCCAGTTCTAGTTTCTTATGCTGATTCTCCTGACGGTCCTTGGAAGCCTTACAATAAAATAGTTATCCCAAATGGTGCCAAGGGTGAATGGGATCAATTTTCCATCCACGACCCCTATCCATTGGTTTACAACGGCAAAATTTATTTGTATTACAAATCCGATTTTGATGAAAAACCAAATCTAGTTCGAATGCAAGGACTAGCAACAGCTGATAATCCTTTGGGCCCTTTTACAAAAAATAAATTAAATCCTGTAATCACATCGGGACACGAAACCTCTCTTTTTCCTTTTAAAACAGGAATCGCTGCTTTAGTTTATAAAGACGGAAACGAACACAATACAATTCAGTATGCCAAAGACGGCGTTAATTTTGAAATTGCATCCATTACGGAATTGATGCCGTATGCAGCAGCTCCTTATATCGCTGATGCATTTACAGATACCAAAGATGGTCGAGGAATCACTTGGGGATTGGCTCATTTTATCAATGTTTCTGGCTATGATAAATTCAATTCGATGTTGGTACGTTTTGATTGCGACCTAAGTCAAGACCTTCATGATCCCGAAATGAAGGAACATCGCGTGCTTCATACTCCTGAAGAATATTTTAGACAAGGTTTGAGTAAAAAACAACTTGAACGCCTTAAGAAAGGGAATTAA
- a CDS encoding arylsulfatase codes for MKYNLKLLFLLSIIFTNTNQAQIKKLTNSRPNIIFVMTDDQGMGDLSCMGNKVVNTPNIDKFYTKSTRFTEYHVSPTCAPTRAAIMSGRHEFRVGVTHTILERERMALDIFTLPQALQSAKYKTGIFGKWHLGDADEYLPQNRGFDEVLIHGSGGIGQVTLGDFPPNKDNVYFDNVLLHNQTIVQTKGFCTDVFFNAALEWTKKQIDAKKSYFTYIALNAPHAPLVAPEAYKKRFLELGYDESTAGRYGMIENIDDNFGVLMQKLIEWKALDNTLVIFTTDNGATHLSGTLNGKKVSHYNAGLKGGKNSPYEGGNHVPFFWYWKGKLSEGVDINQLTAQIDIYQTFVDLTGAQLPKKMQPLEGRSLLPLLENPKTKWDDRLLFTHCGRWDSGKIDEAKYDKFAVRNQKWRFVNNDELYDIENDPGETKNLFKLHPEVVATFKTPYSNWWDESIPLMVNENRSKIKEHPLHVRYNKQLAEKGIPEWNPITFSSPKK; via the coding sequence ATGAAATACAATTTAAAACTGCTTTTTTTACTTAGCATTATTTTTACCAATACTAATCAGGCACAAATCAAAAAACTAACCAACAGTCGTCCTAACATTATTTTTGTAATGACCGATGACCAAGGAATGGGCGACTTATCTTGTATGGGAAACAAAGTTGTTAATACCCCTAACATAGATAAATTCTACACTAAATCCACCCGATTTACTGAATACCATGTAAGTCCTACCTGTGCGCCAACACGTGCTGCCATCATGAGCGGACGCCATGAATTTAGAGTAGGTGTGACACATACTATTTTAGAACGGGAGAGAATGGCTTTGGATATTTTTACATTGCCTCAAGCCTTGCAATCAGCAAAATACAAAACAGGAATCTTTGGAAAATGGCATTTAGGAGATGCAGACGAATACCTTCCTCAAAACCGTGGATTTGACGAAGTTTTAATACACGGCTCTGGCGGTATTGGGCAAGTAACTTTAGGTGATTTCCCTCCTAATAAAGATAATGTGTATTTTGACAATGTTTTATTACACAACCAAACCATTGTACAAACCAAAGGTTTTTGTACCGATGTTTTCTTCAATGCAGCACTGGAATGGACTAAAAAACAAATTGATGCTAAGAAATCCTATTTCACCTATATAGCTTTAAATGCTCCGCATGCACCATTGGTGGCACCAGAAGCTTATAAAAAACGCTTTTTAGAATTAGGTTATGATGAAAGTACGGCTGGTAGGTACGGCATGATTGAAAATATCGATGATAATTTTGGGGTATTGATGCAAAAATTAATCGAATGGAAAGCCCTTGACAATACCTTGGTGATTTTTACCACGGATAACGGAGCAACGCACCTATCAGGTACGTTAAATGGTAAAAAAGTGAGTCACTACAATGCCGGTCTAAAAGGAGGTAAAAATTCTCCTTATGAAGGCGGAAATCACGTCCCTTTCTTTTGGTATTGGAAAGGAAAGCTATCAGAAGGTGTAGATATTAATCAACTAACAGCACAAATTGATATTTACCAAACCTTTGTGGACTTAACTGGTGCGCAGTTGCCTAAAAAAATGCAACCGCTTGAAGGACGCTCATTACTACCTTTATTAGAAAACCCTAAAACAAAATGGGATGACCGATTGCTTTTTACCCACTGTGGTCGTTGGGATTCAGGTAAAATTGACGAAGCTAAATACGATAAATTTGCTGTTCGAAATCAAAAATGGAGATTTGTAAACAATGACGAATTATACGATATCGAGAACGATCCAGGTGAAACAAAAAACCTATTTAAATTACATCCTGAGGTTGTCGCTACATTTAAAACACCTTACAGCAATTGGTGGGACGAATCTATACCGTTGATGGTTAATGAAAACCGTTCTAAGATTAAAGAACACCCATTGCATGTTCGTTATAACAAACAATTAGCTGAAAAAGGAATCCCTGAGTGGAATCCGATAACATTTTCTAGTCCTAAGAAATAA
- a CDS encoding two-component regulator propeller domain-containing protein — protein MKSKLIYLFLFFVISLCDAQEKNFFQSNQRVESFNSIQGFYQNTISSIVSDSKGYLWIATPNGLVKYDGYSFDYYYHNHKDKASLPNNYVSHLLNDSSGRLWIGTKEGLCVYLTDKEHFVFVKNTIKKETFIKEDRQKRIWVGNDSGLTIYDSGSDNLEDIDKLAEINLGIVFKGSPIADIEFLSSTELLVATAFKIYKVTFNDKANYSVKVSELKFDLDSSKIKKIKKAGNSIWIGTTAGLYQTFYENNKLITLAKYLDTNQENGNRKCEIISLYFDKDKNLWIGTKQNGVFKYDTKKEIFAAFRYDSKYKNGLTSNRVNCFYEDAFGVIWIGTAQGGLNKFDKNQKPFQNFAHNPYDNQSLSSNLITDITEDNKGRIWFSFFESSICRTQEKLNLNSGNQIRFDRLQNELSKLKNQWVLRLFQDLKGYWWISTNEGLYLFDEASNKLVPVRLTVNGKTVDNVFNRVIQQIDSNQIILGGAHVLLLNNPWAAILNNLPVEVNGSLYNLIKDSQINDFVKDSLGNYWFATTNGLFRIINRKGQWIMKNHLTTSSKNNQLKLSHNHIFSIHVSPNKKVWLGTFGGGLMKIDLNSFGEPQVLKSYHREDGLRDEAVYGILEDSQGQLWLSTDMGICCFNPAKETFNFYDVNNGILSNNFRQSAFLKTKNGTILMGGVDGLTIFDPKQIKKNGFAPKVLISRLKINNQPVVAGKKIDNDVILEQSISDTKKLVIGHNNRNISLDIIVQHSATPNKNRIAYKLEGVNKDWIEVDGGKTTATYTNLSPGTYKFLYKGTNGDGVWTANIEDFTIKVLAPWYLRWWSVTLWLLLIGCAIYAVFKYLVQLEKLNQELKFEQLDKSRVQEMNQARLRFFTNISHDFKTPLSLIIGPLEKIAEKNESLENQKYFSIINNNISRLQRLIDQLISYRKAETGNLELNYSKTTLGDFIYPLIESFEEYGQKTLLNFYYKVDEPNKVISLDIDKTERIILNLFSNAVKYSDSNREVSIEAGFIKNQASAEESLFIQVTNTSLGIPPDKIEKIFDRFYRGVDEKNDWNGTGIGLALCKSLTDLMEGTITVTSDPDKKTVFRITLPITDKGEYVREDDMNKYLKIATDWLPIELDEIPDHQNQLLDKSRPTILVVDDEQDIRSFLFEAFKNDYNVVLAVDGEDGLKKLNENPPHLVISDVMMPKLNGYELCEEIKSNLEFCHIPIILLTAIGDDVKKIEGLELGADDYIVKPFSIKYLEVRVKKLLENKQRVLEYYSRNSFLPKESLISSVKDQHFLEKINIAIEKNMSNSAFGVEELAAEICMSTSHFYRKLKELTGQAPNVYLRNFRIQKAAELLSENKKLTAAEIMYEIGIESKSYFSSAFKKIHGVSPSEFIKK, from the coding sequence ATGAAATCAAAACTAATTTATCTATTCCTTTTTTTTGTTATAAGTCTTTGTGATGCTCAAGAAAAAAACTTCTTTCAGAGTAATCAACGTGTAGAGTCATTTAATAGTATTCAGGGCTTTTATCAAAACACTATTAGCAGTATTGTTTCGGATTCTAAAGGATATTTATGGATAGCCACTCCCAATGGTTTGGTTAAGTATGATGGATATTCATTTGATTATTATTACCATAATCATAAAGATAAAGCATCTTTACCCAATAATTACGTTTCACATCTTTTAAATGATTCTAGTGGACGATTATGGATAGGTACAAAAGAAGGGTTATGTGTGTATTTGACAGATAAAGAGCACTTTGTGTTTGTAAAAAACACAATAAAAAAAGAAACTTTTATAAAAGAAGATCGTCAAAAACGCATTTGGGTTGGTAATGACTCTGGTCTTACTATTTACGATTCAGGTTCAGATAATTTAGAGGATATTGATAAACTGGCTGAAATTAATTTAGGTATAGTATTCAAAGGAAGTCCAATTGCAGACATAGAATTTCTTTCAAGCACAGAATTATTAGTAGCGACTGCATTTAAAATTTATAAAGTAACTTTTAATGATAAAGCAAATTATTCAGTTAAGGTTTCAGAATTAAAATTTGATCTAGATAGTTCTAAAATAAAAAAAATTAAAAAGGCAGGTAATTCTATATGGATAGGGACTACTGCAGGATTATATCAAACTTTTTATGAAAATAATAAGTTAATAACTTTAGCAAAATACTTAGATACTAACCAGGAAAATGGGAACAGAAAATGCGAAATCATATCGTTATATTTCGATAAAGATAAAAATTTATGGATAGGAACTAAACAAAACGGAGTTTTTAAATACGATACTAAAAAAGAGATTTTTGCTGCTTTTAGATACGACTCTAAATATAAAAATGGGTTAACCAGTAACAGGGTAAATTGTTTTTATGAAGATGCTTTTGGAGTAATTTGGATTGGGACAGCACAAGGGGGGCTAAATAAATTTGATAAAAATCAAAAACCCTTTCAAAATTTTGCACATAATCCCTATGATAATCAATCGCTATCAAGCAATTTGATTACTGATATTACAGAAGATAACAAAGGAAGGATTTGGTTTTCGTTCTTTGAAAGTAGTATTTGTAGAACACAAGAAAAGCTAAACCTTAATTCGGGCAATCAAATACGTTTTGATAGACTTCAAAATGAGTTGAGTAAACTAAAAAACCAATGGGTTTTACGTCTTTTTCAAGATTTGAAGGGGTATTGGTGGATTAGTACTAATGAAGGACTTTATTTATTTGACGAAGCGTCAAATAAATTAGTTCCTGTACGCCTAACAGTGAATGGGAAAACGGTTGATAATGTGTTTAACAGAGTGATTCAACAAATTGATTCCAATCAAATCATATTAGGAGGAGCACATGTTTTATTGTTAAATAATCCTTGGGCTGCTATTTTAAACAATTTACCAGTTGAAGTTAATGGTAGTTTATATAATTTAATCAAAGACAGTCAGATTAATGATTTTGTAAAGGATAGTTTAGGGAATTATTGGTTTGCTACTACTAATGGACTTTTTAGAATCATAAACAGAAAAGGACAGTGGATAATGAAAAATCATCTCACCACTAGTTCAAAAAACAATCAATTGAAATTAAGTCACAATCATATTTTTTCAATTCATGTAAGTCCTAATAAAAAAGTATGGTTAGGAACTTTTGGGGGAGGGCTAATGAAAATTGATTTAAATTCTTTTGGTGAACCTCAAGTTTTAAAAAGTTATCATAGAGAAGATGGACTTCGAGATGAGGCGGTATACGGTATCTTAGAAGATAGTCAAGGACAGTTGTGGTTGAGTACGGATATGGGAATTTGCTGTTTTAACCCTGCTAAAGAAACGTTTAATTTTTATGATGTTAACAATGGAATCTTAAGTAATAATTTTAGACAGTCGGCTTTTCTAAAAACTAAAAACGGAACCATACTTATGGGAGGAGTTGATGGTTTAACCATTTTTGACCCAAAACAAATAAAAAAGAATGGTTTTGCTCCCAAAGTGCTGATATCTAGGTTAAAAATAAATAACCAGCCCGTTGTTGCAGGAAAAAAAATTGATAATGATGTCATTCTTGAACAGTCCATTTCAGATACCAAAAAGCTAGTAATTGGACATAATAATAGGAATATATCATTAGATATTATAGTACAGCATAGCGCAACTCCCAATAAAAATAGAATCGCTTATAAGTTAGAAGGTGTCAATAAAGATTGGATTGAAGTTGATGGAGGGAAAACAACAGCGACCTATACTAATTTAAGTCCAGGAACGTATAAGTTTCTATATAAAGGAACAAATGGTGATGGTGTTTGGACTGCCAATATTGAAGATTTTACAATAAAGGTTTTAGCTCCTTGGTATTTAAGATGGTGGAGCGTAACCCTCTGGTTATTATTAATCGGATGTGCAATATATGCCGTTTTTAAATATTTAGTGCAATTAGAAAAATTAAATCAAGAGCTTAAGTTTGAACAATTAGATAAATCAAGAGTTCAGGAAATGAATCAAGCCAGATTGCGATTTTTTACTAATATATCTCATGATTTTAAAACTCCGCTTTCATTGATTATTGGACCACTAGAAAAAATTGCGGAGAAAAATGAATCATTAGAGAATCAAAAGTATTTTTCTATAATTAATAATAATATTTCTAGACTTCAACGATTAATAGATCAATTGATTTCTTATCGAAAAGCAGAGACTGGAAACCTTGAATTAAATTATTCAAAAACAACATTAGGTGATTTTATTTATCCTTTAATTGAATCTTTTGAAGAGTATGGGCAAAAAACACTTCTTAATTTTTACTATAAAGTTGATGAACCCAACAAAGTTATTTCTTTAGATATTGATAAAACAGAGAGAATCATTCTGAATTTATTTTCAAATGCGGTTAAATATTCTGATTCCAATAGAGAAGTAAGTATTGAAGCTGGATTTATAAAGAATCAAGCGAGTGCTGAAGAATCTCTTTTTATCCAAGTGACCAATACTAGTTTAGGTATTCCACCAGACAAAATCGAAAAAATATTCGACCGTTTTTACCGTGGTGTTGATGAAAAAAATGATTGGAATGGAACAGGAATTGGTTTGGCGCTTTGTAAATCCTTGACTGATTTGATGGAAGGAACCATAACGGTGACCAGTGATCCTGATAAAAAAACCGTTTTTAGAATCACCCTACCAATCACGGATAAAGGGGAGTATGTTAGAGAGGATGACATGAATAAGTATCTTAAAATTGCTACTGATTGGTTGCCTATCGAGTTAGATGAGATTCCAGATCATCAAAATCAGTTATTAGATAAATCACGCCCTACAATATTAGTAGTTGATGACGAACAAGATATTCGCTCGTTTTTGTTTGAAGCCTTTAAAAACGATTATAATGTGGTGCTGGCTGTTGATGGTGAAGATGGATTGAAAAAATTAAATGAAAATCCTCCTCATTTAGTAATCAGTGATGTTATGATGCCTAAATTAAATGGATATGAATTATGCGAAGAAATTAAATCCAATTTAGAATTTTGTCATATTCCGATTATTTTATTGACTGCTATTGGTGATGATGTCAAAAAAATTGAAGGCCTAGAATTGGGTGCTGATGATTATATTGTAAAACCTTTTTCAATCAAGTATCTTGAGGTTAGAGTAAAAAAATTATTAGAAAATAAACAACGAGTTTTAGAATATTATTCCAGAAATAGTTTCTTACCAAAAGAATCTTTAATAAGCTCGGTTAAAGACCAACATTTTTTGGAAAAAATAAATATAGCGATAGAAAAAAACATGTCCAATTCTGCATTTGGAGTCGAAGAATTAGCGGCAGAGATTTGTATGAGTACGTCTCATTTTTATAGAAAATTAAAAGAACTCACAGGACAAGCTCCCAATGTCTATCTTAGAAATTTCCGTATTCAAAAGGCTGCGGAATTATTATCAGAAAACAAAAAATTAACAGCAGCTGAAATAATGTACGAAATAGGGATTGAATCAAAGTCTTATTTCTCTTCGGCATTCAAAAAAATTCACGGTGTTTCTCCTTCAGAGTTCATAAAAAAATAA
- a CDS encoding putative glycoside hydrolase: MKKKKVLITLLFCVIFTGFNAAVSQTLYKNSDGSTFVAKDFYPKFSWETTPQYFMFQDLRRLLTPDEVAFIAPRTDFICIEKSHAKGQLGAAELGAKAEAKAFKKANPNIKVLFYFNAAYAWTYTSYTKDFSEKGLSKHPELKKFLITNAKTGKLAEHFGAYCYDLLNPEFRDWWVETVAKGVRESGCDGVFIDQMHGNSKFRRNDKPEIEIAMGQMMKALKEKLGAEKILLGNNANNEDARFVYPDCDAVMFENYSETRFTKESLLKEWGDMLKNAKEGKISVFRLGVDGAGRGNIKPNMPELSKEKLEFAQACYLIGAEPYSYFMYSWGWKLNTGPLVDYPDLQKPLGAPKGAYKRIKPDAWEFTREFEHASVWVNTETREAKISWK; the protein is encoded by the coding sequence ATGAAAAAAAAAAAAGTTCTGATAACGCTATTATTCTGTGTGATTTTCACAGGATTTAACGCTGCTGTTTCACAAACATTATATAAAAATAGTGATGGAAGTACATTTGTGGCCAAAGATTTTTATCCAAAATTTAGTTGGGAAACAACGCCGCAGTATTTTATGTTTCAAGATTTGAGGCGTTTGCTAACACCTGACGAAGTTGCATTTATTGCACCTCGCACTGATTTTATTTGTATCGAAAAATCACATGCAAAAGGACAATTAGGAGCTGCTGAATTAGGGGCTAAAGCAGAAGCTAAAGCGTTTAAAAAAGCAAATCCGAATATTAAAGTGCTGTTTTATTTTAACGCTGCCTATGCTTGGACCTATACATCGTACACCAAAGATTTTTCTGAGAAAGGCTTAAGTAAACACCCTGAACTAAAAAAGTTTTTGATTACTAATGCAAAAACAGGAAAGTTAGCAGAACACTTTGGCGCTTATTGTTATGATTTATTAAATCCTGAATTCCGTGACTGGTGGGTGGAAACGGTTGCCAAAGGAGTAAGAGAATCAGGTTGTGATGGGGTCTTTATCGATCAAATGCATGGAAATAGTAAGTTTCGTCGAAATGACAAACCCGAAATTGAAATTGCGATGGGGCAAATGATGAAAGCACTTAAAGAGAAGTTAGGCGCAGAAAAAATACTATTGGGCAATAACGCTAATAATGAAGACGCGAGATTTGTGTATCCTGATTGTGATGCTGTAATGTTTGAAAACTATTCAGAGACTCGATTTACTAAAGAAAGTTTGCTTAAGGAGTGGGGAGATATGCTAAAAAATGCGAAAGAAGGAAAAATATCCGTTTTCCGTTTGGGTGTTGATGGAGCAGGAAGAGGGAACATCAAACCGAATATGCCTGAGCTGTCCAAAGAAAAGTTAGAGTTTGCCCAGGCCTGTTATTTAATTGGAGCAGAACCGTATTCGTATTTTATGTACAGTTGGGGATGGAAATTGAATACAGGGCCTTTGGTAGATTATCCTGACTTGCAAAAGCCTTTGGGAGCGCCAAAAGGAGCCTATAAAAGAATTAAACCTGATGCTTGGGAGTTTACTCGTGAATTTGAACATGCTAGTGTTTGGGTAAATACAGAAACAAGAGAAGCTAAAATTTCATGGAAATAA
- a CDS encoding DUF6786 family protein — protein MEKSIKKEGDFLNDLNFLNEYTDVIVLKQGNSAVAIAPKYQARLMTSTTDYDNGTSFGWINRKVIEKGFLTEEEKKGKIESQIYIFGGEERFWLGPEGGQYSIFFKPEDTFEFSNWKTPAVIDTDAFELISKTETSAQFKHSCQLTNKSGTVFQMGISRGISILEKTEIESIINSTIDKKVEFVAYQTDNQITNIGNTPWVAETGLPSIWMLGMYKPSPDTTVVIPFKEGNEADFGLKVNDTYFGKVPANYLKVEEDVLFLKGDGTHRAKIGINPKRSKGIAGSYDAQGKVLTLLTYNIQEAPNGYVNSAWEYQEEPYAGDVINAYNDGSPEPGAPPLGPFYELESSSPAAALKPNETMQHIQTTFHFKGEESLLDAIAQETLGVGLDKIKKSFIR, from the coding sequence ATGGAAAAGTCAATTAAAAAAGAAGGCGATTTTCTTAATGACCTCAACTTTCTTAACGAGTATACAGATGTTATCGTTTTAAAACAAGGAAATAGTGCTGTAGCCATTGCCCCTAAATACCAAGCCCGTTTGATGACCAGTACAACTGATTATGATAATGGAACTAGTTTTGGGTGGATTAACCGAAAAGTGATTGAAAAAGGCTTTTTGACAGAAGAAGAGAAAAAAGGAAAAATTGAATCTCAGATTTATATTTTCGGTGGTGAAGAGCGATTTTGGCTCGGGCCAGAAGGAGGACAATATTCCATCTTTTTTAAACCCGAAGATACTTTTGAATTTTCAAACTGGAAGACTCCAGCCGTTATTGATACCGATGCTTTTGAACTAATCTCAAAAACAGAAACCAGTGCGCAATTTAAACACAGTTGCCAATTAACTAATAAAAGTGGAACGGTTTTCCAAATGGGCATCAGCAGAGGCATTAGCATTTTAGAAAAAACAGAAATCGAATCGATTATCAATTCTACTATCGACAAAAAAGTAGAATTTGTAGCCTATCAAACCGACAATCAAATTACTAATATTGGAAATACCCCTTGGGTAGCCGAAACAGGTTTGCCTTCGATTTGGATGTTAGGCATGTACAAACCATCCCCTGACACAACAGTTGTCATCCCGTTTAAAGAAGGTAATGAGGCTGATTTTGGACTAAAAGTAAATGATACTTATTTCGGAAAAGTACCTGCTAATTATTTAAAAGTCGAAGAAGATGTTTTGTTTCTAAAAGGAGACGGAACCCACCGCGCTAAAATAGGAATCAATCCAAAACGTTCCAAAGGAATTGCGGGTAGTTATGACGCTCAAGGAAAAGTTTTGACTTTATTGACGTACAACATACAAGAAGCACCAAATGGCTATGTTAATTCGGCTTGGGAATACCAAGAAGAACCCTATGCTGGTGATGTCATTAATGCTTATAATGATGGTTCGCCAGAACCAGGAGCACCACCTTTAGGACCTTTTTATGAATTAGAATCTTCGTCTCCTGCTGCGGCTTTAAAACCTAACGAAACCATGCAACACATCCAAACTACCTTCCATTTTAAAGGAGAAGAATCTTTACTGGATGCGATTGCACAGGAAACTTTAGGCGTTGGTTTAGATAAAATTAAAAAAAGTTTTATCAGATAA